The Achromobacter spanius genome includes the window GGCAAAAGCCCAACCTGTTGCTGCTGGACGAACCCAGCAACCACTTGGACGTGGAAACCCGCGAGGCCCTGGCTGCCGCGCTGGCCGACTTCGGCGGCAGCATGCTGCTGGTGTCACACGACCGGCACCTGCTGCGCACCACCGTGGACAGCTTCTGGATCGTCGCGGACGGCGCGGTGCGCGAGTTCGATGGCGACCTTGAAGACTATCGGGATTGGCTGGCTGCGCGCAATGCCGGCGAACGCGCGGAAGCCGCGCGCGAAAGCGCCGAAGGCAGCGAACCCGTTGTAGACCGCAAGGCGCAACGCCGGGCCGAGGCCGAACAACGCCAACGCCTGTCAGCACTGCGCAAGCCACTGGAATCGAAGCTGGCCAAGGTCGAGGCCGAGATGGAAAAACTGCGCACCAAGCTGCACGCGCTGGACGCCATCATCGCCGACGCGGACCTGTATTCCGATGCGCGCCGCGCGGAACGCCAGAAGGTCATGGCCGAGCACGGTGAACACGGCAAGCGCATGGACGAGCTCGAAGAGCAATGGCTTGAGATCCAGGGTTCCCTGGAAGAAATCGACCAAAGCGAAGCCTGACGAGGGGCTTGGAAGATGCACCTGGGTGGCGGCTTTGCACGCCGCCCACGCCCCTCTGCTTCAACTATTAATAATAAGCATTATCATTTATACTTCGTCCCGAATTTGACTCCTACTGGCGCCGGACGCCAGCAACATGTCGACCCTTACGGACGTATTTCTCCGCCACTACCGCGAACTGCTGGGCTTTCTGTCGATGCGCACAGGCTCGCGCGATGTGGCCCAGGACTGCGCACAAGACACGTGGATCAAGCTGGCGGAATTCAACGACCGCACCCGCCCGGACAATGACCGCGCGTACGTATTCCGGGTCGCCGCCAACATCGCCACCGACTGGCACCGCCGCCGCACACGCGAACTGACGGCCACCGCGGACTACGCCGCCGCCCTGCCCGTCGCCTATGCCGCCGACACCTTCGACGTTGCCTCTGCCCATCAGATCTTGCGGCGCCTGGAAGCCGCCCTGCTCGCCCAGCCCCGCCGCAGCCTGGACGTCTTCGTTCTGCATCGCCACGAAGGGCTGACTTATCGGGCCATTGCGGAGCGTTTCGGGATATCGATCAGCGCGGTGGAAAAGCACATGATGCGCATCCTGCTGGCCTGCGACGTGGCGTTGGCCGACTGATGATGGCCGACTGATGGCGACGTCCCGCATCCGTCCCGCCGACCCCGTGGAAGAAGCGTCACGCTGGGTCATCCGGCAAAGCGGCCAGCGCCTGGACGATGCCGAGCATGCGGCGTTTGAAGCTTGGTATCGGGCGGATGCGCGGCACGCGGCCGCCTATGAGCGCTTGTCGCGGCTGTGGCGGCGCATGGGTGAAATTGATCGAGGCAAGCTCAGCAAGCGCCCCGCGCGCAAGCTGCGGGCAACCGCAATGCTGGCGCTGCTGACGGCGGCGTTCGCGGGCTGGTTCGGGTCAAGCAGCCCGACGCAGCAGGCCGATTATGTGGCCGGCGCCGGCATCTTGGCGCTGACGCTGCCGGACGGTTCAAGCGTCGTGCTGGACGCGCACAGCGCGCTGGCGCTGGACTACACCGACGGCCGGCGCCAGGTTCGCTTGCTGGCGGGCCGCGCGCAGTTCGAGCCCGCGCCACGGCAAAACGGCATGGCTTCGTTCTCGGTCCTCACCCGCGACGCCTCGGCCACGGCGCTTGGCACGCGCTTCACTGTGGATCTGCAAGACGACGGCACCCGCGTTGCGGTGCAAGCGCATCAGGTGGCGGTGCATTGCCTGCCTTGCTTTGAAGACCAAAGCGTGACCTTGTCGGCGGGCGAAGCCGTTGACGTATCCGAAGCGGGTATCAAACGCAGCGCCGAAGCGGGTACGGCATCGCCCGGCTGGACGCGCGGGCTGTTGAGCTTTGACGACGCCCCCTTGGAGACCGCGGCGCAGGCGCTGGCCCGCTACAGCGGCAAACACATCATGGTGATGGGCGATGCCGCCCGGGCACAGCGCGTGTCGGGCACCGCCAATGTGGCCAATGCCCGCCGCGCGCTGGAATTGCTGTTGGCGCAGACGTCTGTGCGCGTGACGGATTTGCCGGGCTTGCTGATCTTGCGTTGACGGCGCCCCGGCCGCGCGCCCGAAGCCGAAGCCGCACCAGCCCCAGGACCGGCGTCCATGTCCACGTCCGCACACAATCGGTAAATGAGAATCGATATAAATTATTCATCACGTTTTTGATGAGGGGTTTGGGCAGTGCCGACGTCCTACGGCTGACATTACTGCTTAGGACTTACGCATGGCTTCCCGCTTTTTCCTCTGCCGCCTGCCCTCGGGCACGGCCGCCGCGGCCACCTTGAGCATGGCGCTGACCTTGGTGCACCCTGCGCTGGCGCAGACGCGCGCCACCGCTGTCACGTTCGACATTCCGGCCCAGGCCCTGGGTTCAGCGCTGCTCGCGCTGGGCCAGCAGGCCAACCTGGAAGTGTCATTCGTGCCGGCGGCAGTCGCGGGTAAATCGGCGCCGGCATTGCACGGCACCTTGTCGCCACTGGACGCGCTGGACCAGTTGCTGCGCGGCTCGGGACTTGCCCTGCGCAATGACGGCCCGGGCCGCTACGTGATCTACGTCGACAAGACCAACCAGTTTTCAGCGCTGCGGCTGGACGCGGTGAAGGTCTATGGCGAACACAGCGACGAGCGCGTCTACACGCAGGAAGAAATCGCCACCACGCCTACGGCTAACCAGGACTTGAGCTCGCTTGTGGCCACCCACCCCGCCGTGCGAACGAACGCGACGGCCAATGGCTCAACGAACCGCGGCTCGATGAATGTGGAAGACATTTCCTTCCACGGGTCCAGCCCGTATCAAAACCTGTTCCAGATCGACGGCATGGACGCCACCAACCGCGTTGATCCCGCCAGTAAAAACCTGAACCTTCAGATCGGCAATATTCCCAGCAATTCGCAGTCGTACTTCGTGGACACAAACCTGCTGGGCGAAGTGCGCGTGATGGACAGCTTCGTGCCGGTCGAGTATGGCCGCTTCACGGGCGGAGTGGTCGATGCGCGGCTGCGCCGGCCGTCCGGTGAAAACCATCTGCAACTGGACTACCGCTGGAACACGTCAAAAATGACGCAGCAGAAGATCGCCGAAGGCGATGAAAAAGGCTGGGGCCAGGGTAAGCCGGGCTTTTCGCCGGTATGGAAGAAGCGCTTTTACACCGCCATTGGCGACATCGCCATCAACGACAAAACCGGCGCGGTGCTCAGCATGTCGCGACGCGAATCCAGCATCCGGCGCTGGAACATGGGCGTGGACGCCGACCAGCCCACGCAAGGCGAAGACAACTACACCGACCGCATCGACAACTTCCTGGGCAAGGTCACCGTGCGTGCCACGGCGGACACCATATCCGACCTGACCCTGAAATACAGCGACCGCCGCGAAACGCTGGCAAGCGACACGTTCCGCAACACGCAATGGGACAACACGCACGCCGCGCGCGGTATCGGCTGGAACCTGGATCACGCTTTCCAGGGCGGGCGCGCGTCGGTGCAGGCGGGTTGGGACAATGCGCTTAGCAACCGCTCATCAGAGGCCACCGAGCTGGTCACACACAAGTTTCCCTCCATTCCCCAATTCACCGCGGGCGGCTACGGCAAGGAACAAAAGGAACAGGACACCTGGACCTTGAAAGGCCGGATAGACCTGGACCCGATGCGCACAGGCGCCTTCACGCACACGCCCTATGTGGGTGTGGACGTGCAACGCGTGGCGGTGAACTTCGAGCGGTTCAGCGATTCGTATTCCTATATTGCAAACCACCTGTCCAACGGCGGCGAACGTCAAACAAGCAAGGTGCACTACCTTCAAGGCACCGTCGCAACGAAGTACAACACCGCATCCGTCTACGTGTCGGACCGTGTCGAACTGGGCCGCGTCGCCTTCACCGGTGCGCTACGCGCCGACCGTGAAACCTTCCTGGACAACACCAACCTGTCGCCGCGAACGCGGCTGGACTGGGACGCTTTCGGCGACGGCAATACGGTGATCAGCGGCGGCTGGGCCCGCTATTACGGTTCCGACGTGCTGAACATTGCGCTGGAAGAACGAATCAACACCCTGCGGCGTCAGGTGCTGGACCGCAACGGCAAGCCCGTAGCCGATGGCTCCAAGCCCTACTACGTGTCTTATGAAGGATTGCGTACCCCCTACGACGACGAATGGGCGCTGTCGGTCAGGCAGCGCATGGGCGGCATGGAAGGCGTGGCCGCCTACGTACACCGCAACGGACGCGACCAGGTGAGCAAGTCAGGCAACAGCATCCAGGGCTATCGCTACCTGAACGACGGCAAGTCCACCACCGACACCATCAGCCTGACGCTGCGCACGCTGGAACCGTGGCGTCTCATGGACACGCGCTGGACGGCGCGTGCCGACTGGAGCTATCAGAAGCGCCGCGTCAACGCCGACCTGGTTGAAGGCTATGAGGGCGGCGCGCGAGACCCGGATGAGTACATTCTTTACGACGGCGAGCGCATGCGCGCCATCGACCTGCCGCCAACGACATTCCATCAGCCGCAGAAGGCCTCGTTGAGCCTGACCGGCATCTGGCCCAAGGCCGGGCTCACGTGGGACAACAGCGTCCAGTGGCGCAGCTCGCGGATGTCATCGATTTACGTGGGCTTTGGCCCGCGCCCGGAATCGCTGCAAAGCTACCGCAGCGCCCGGCTGGCCTCGTACTGGACCTGGGACACGCGCCTGATTTGGGAACCCACTTTCGCGCGCAACGTCGCCTTCACCGTGGACGTGCTGAACGTCTTGAACAAGACCCCGGCCATTACCGCCAGCAACCCGAATCTGTCGACCAACCGCAGCACCTACCAGGTAGGCCGCGAGATCTGGGTACAAGCGAGTTACCGCTTCTGATGCGCGGTGTGCCTATTCGCCGTGGCCTATTGGGCGCGGCGCTCCTTTTCGTCATGGCCTGCGGCGCGGCCGCGCGGGCCGAGCCGGCTGCGGTTTGTGTCAACGATGGCGAATGGGACGGCGCCTGCCTGCGCGCACGATACGCCGGCCCGCCCGGCGATTGGCCCGCGCCGGACATTGACGCCGGCATCACGTGGACCGAATGGGCCACCGTGCCGCCGCCCAGCGCACCGCCAACATCATGGCTGGCAACTAATGCAGACCAAGCGCAGTTGGCGCAAGACATTCAAAAGCCGGAAGTCGTGGCCTTGGGGCAGATGCTGTTCTTCGACGCGCATCTGTCCCGCAAAGGCCAGGTGTCTTGTGCTTCCTGCCATCAACCGCAACGCGCCTTCACGGATGGCCGTCCGCTGGCAATCGGCGAAGACCGCCTGATGGGCCGGCGACGTTCACCGCC containing:
- a CDS encoding TonB-dependent receptor, with the translated sequence MASRFFLCRLPSGTAAAATLSMALTLVHPALAQTRATAVTFDIPAQALGSALLALGQQANLEVSFVPAAVAGKSAPALHGTLSPLDALDQLLRGSGLALRNDGPGRYVIYVDKTNQFSALRLDAVKVYGEHSDERVYTQEEIATTPTANQDLSSLVATHPAVRTNATANGSTNRGSMNVEDISFHGSSPYQNLFQIDGMDATNRVDPASKNLNLQIGNIPSNSQSYFVDTNLLGEVRVMDSFVPVEYGRFTGGVVDARLRRPSGENHLQLDYRWNTSKMTQQKIAEGDEKGWGQGKPGFSPVWKKRFYTAIGDIAINDKTGAVLSMSRRESSIRRWNMGVDADQPTQGEDNYTDRIDNFLGKVTVRATADTISDLTLKYSDRRETLASDTFRNTQWDNTHAARGIGWNLDHAFQGGRASVQAGWDNALSNRSSEATELVTHKFPSIPQFTAGGYGKEQKEQDTWTLKGRIDLDPMRTGAFTHTPYVGVDVQRVAVNFERFSDSYSYIANHLSNGGERQTSKVHYLQGTVATKYNTASVYVSDRVELGRVAFTGALRADRETFLDNTNLSPRTRLDWDAFGDGNTVISGGWARYYGSDVLNIALEERINTLRRQVLDRNGKPVADGSKPYYVSYEGLRTPYDDEWALSVRQRMGGMEGVAAYVHRNGRDQVSKSGNSIQGYRYLNDGKSTTDTISLTLRTLEPWRLMDTRWTARADWSYQKRRVNADLVEGYEGGARDPDEYILYDGERMRAIDLPPTTFHQPQKASLSLTGIWPKAGLTWDNSVQWRSSRMSSIYVGFGPRPESLQSYRSARLASYWTWDTRLIWEPTFARNVAFTVDVLNVLNKTPAITASNPNLSTNRSTYQVGREIWVQASYRF
- a CDS encoding FecR family protein: MATSRIRPADPVEEASRWVIRQSGQRLDDAEHAAFEAWYRADARHAAAYERLSRLWRRMGEIDRGKLSKRPARKLRATAMLALLTAAFAGWFGSSSPTQQADYVAGAGILALTLPDGSSVVLDAHSALALDYTDGRRQVRLLAGRAQFEPAPRQNGMASFSVLTRDASATALGTRFTVDLQDDGTRVAVQAHQVAVHCLPCFEDQSVTLSAGEAVDVSEAGIKRSAEAGTASPGWTRGLLSFDDAPLETAAQALARYSGKHIMVMGDAARAQRVSGTANVANARRALELLLAQTSVRVTDLPGLLILR
- a CDS encoding RNA polymerase sigma factor; this translates as MSTLTDVFLRHYRELLGFLSMRTGSRDVAQDCAQDTWIKLAEFNDRTRPDNDRAYVFRVAANIATDWHRRRTRELTATADYAAALPVAYAADTFDVASAHQILRRLEAALLAQPRRSLDVFVLHRHEGLTYRAIAERFGISISAVEKHMMRILLACDVALAD